A section of the Rhizobium sp. Pop5 genome encodes:
- a CDS encoding RidA family protein, translating into MTIKRYGAGETGAGGQPLPFARAVEAGGWLHVSGQVPMEKGEIIDGGIVLQTRKAIENLIAILHEAGYGVEDVVCVGVWLDDPRDFWSFNGVYAEYFGRNPPARACVQSRMMVDCKVEVDCVAYRADRN; encoded by the coding sequence ATGACGATCAAGCGTTATGGCGCCGGGGAAACCGGTGCCGGTGGACAGCCCCTGCCCTTCGCGCGCGCCGTAGAGGCCGGCGGCTGGCTTCACGTATCCGGCCAGGTGCCGATGGAAAAGGGCGAGATCATCGACGGCGGCATCGTTCTCCAGACCCGCAAGGCCATCGAAAACCTGATCGCCATCCTGCACGAGGCTGGCTACGGGGTCGAGGACGTGGTGTGCGTCGGCGTCTGGCTGGACGACCCGCGTGATTTCTGGAGCTTCAACGGCGTCTATGCCGAATATTTCGGAAGGAACCCGCCGGCCCGCGCCTGCGTCCAGTCGCGGATGATGGTCGATTGCAAGGTCGAGGTCGACTGCGTCGCGTACCGGGCCGACAGGAACTGA
- a CDS encoding aldo/keto reductase, with protein sequence MEYRNLGASGFRVPVLSFGAGTFGGSGPLFGAWGTTDAQEARRMVDICLEAGVTLFDTADVYSAGASEEVLGQAIRGRRDAVLISTKTALPMGEGPQDWGNSRARLIRATEDALRRLGTDHIDLLQLHAFDASTPVEEVLSTLDGLVASGKIRYVGVSNFAGWELMKSLATAERWGYPRYVAHQVYYSLAGRDYEWELMPLGADQGVGALVWSPLAWGRLTGKIRRGEPLPAASRLHETAQYGPPVDDEKLFDIVEVLDAIAAETGRTVPQIAINWLLGRPTVSSVIIGARNEEQLRQNLGAVGWSLSKEQIERLDVVSAVTAPYPHFPYRRQEGFARLNPPIV encoded by the coding sequence ATGGAATACAGAAATCTTGGCGCATCGGGCTTCAGGGTGCCGGTCTTAAGCTTCGGGGCCGGCACTTTTGGCGGCAGCGGACCGCTGTTCGGCGCCTGGGGCACGACGGATGCGCAAGAGGCGCGGCGGATGGTGGATATCTGCCTGGAGGCGGGTGTGACGCTGTTCGACACGGCCGACGTCTATTCGGCCGGCGCTTCCGAAGAGGTGCTCGGCCAGGCGATCCGCGGCCGGCGCGACGCCGTGCTGATCTCGACCAAGACGGCGCTGCCGATGGGCGAGGGGCCGCAGGACTGGGGCAACTCGCGGGCGCGGCTGATCCGGGCGACGGAGGATGCGCTGCGCCGGCTCGGGACCGATCATATCGACCTGCTGCAACTTCATGCTTTCGATGCCTCGACGCCGGTCGAGGAAGTGCTGTCGACGCTCGACGGCCTGGTGGCGTCAGGCAAGATCCGCTATGTCGGCGTTTCCAACTTTGCCGGCTGGGAACTGATGAAGTCGCTCGCGACAGCCGAGCGCTGGGGCTATCCGCGTTACGTCGCCCATCAGGTCTATTATTCGCTGGCGGGGCGCGATTATGAGTGGGAGCTGATGCCGCTTGGCGCCGATCAGGGTGTCGGAGCGCTGGTGTGGAGCCCGCTCGCCTGGGGACGGCTGACCGGCAAGATCCGCCGCGGCGAGCCGCTGCCAGCCGCAAGCCGGCTGCACGAGACGGCACAATACGGGCCGCCAGTCGACGACGAGAAGCTGTTCGACATCGTCGAGGTGCTTGATGCCATTGCGGCCGAGACCGGCCGGACTGTGCCGCAGATTGCTATCAACTGGCTGCTCGGCCGGCCGACCGTATCGAGCGTCATCATCGGCGCACGCAACGAGGAGCAGTTGCGGCAGAACCTCGGTGCGGTCGGCTGGAGCCTGTCGAAAGAGCAGATCGAAAGGCTCGATGTCGTCAGTGCGGTCACGGCGCCCTATCCCCATTTCCCTTATCGGCGGCAGGAGGGCTTCGCCCGGCTCAATCCACCGATCGTCTGA
- a CDS encoding LysR family transcriptional regulator produces the protein MSRQDINRSGEMDVFVSVVERGGFSAAAQVKRMTPSAVSKLVARLEARLGARLVNRSTRKLQLTPEGCAFYERSIAILADIAEAERQASSGEEASGRIRINTSGSFGNHVLAPLVPAFMALHPAVTLDISHTDRIVDLMEERADVAIRAGPLKNSSLIARKLGAAGKVIVASPDYLKHHGEPRTIADLRRHCRIGFSYARAVEGWPMREDGETVTVPITPGVQVGDGEAMRHLALSGAGLARLAAFTVRADIAAGRLIQVLEEANPGDLEEFYALYMGQGGPLPARVRALLDFLAREVRL, from the coding sequence ATGAGCCGTCAGGACATCAATCGATCAGGCGAAATGGACGTCTTCGTCAGCGTCGTCGAGCGTGGCGGCTTTTCCGCTGCCGCGCAAGTGAAGCGCATGACGCCATCAGCCGTCAGCAAGCTCGTCGCCCGGCTGGAGGCGCGCCTTGGCGCCCGCCTCGTCAACCGCTCGACCCGCAAGCTGCAACTGACGCCGGAGGGTTGCGCCTTCTACGAGCGCAGCATCGCTATCCTTGCCGATATCGCCGAGGCCGAACGTCAGGCTTCGTCAGGCGAAGAGGCCTCGGGCCGCATCCGCATCAACACCAGCGGCTCCTTCGGCAATCATGTACTGGCGCCGCTGGTGCCCGCCTTCATGGCGCTTCATCCCGCCGTGACGCTCGATATTTCCCACACCGACAGGATCGTCGACCTGATGGAGGAGCGCGCCGACGTCGCGATCCGCGCCGGCCCTTTGAAGAATTCCAGCCTGATTGCCCGCAAGCTCGGCGCTGCCGGCAAGGTCATCGTCGCCTCGCCCGATTACCTCAAACATCACGGCGAGCCGCGCACGATCGCCGATCTCCGCCGCCACTGCCGCATCGGCTTTTCCTACGCCCGCGCCGTCGAGGGCTGGCCGATGCGCGAGGACGGCGAAACGGTGACGGTGCCGATCACGCCGGGCGTGCAGGTTGGAGACGGCGAAGCCATGCGGCATCTCGCCCTCTCCGGCGCCGGTCTTGCTCGCCTCGCCGCCTTCACCGTGCGCGCCGATATCGCTGCCGGTCGGCTGATACAGGTGCTGGAAGAGGCCAACCCCGGCGATCTCGAGGAATTCTACGCCCTCTATATGGGTCAGGGCGGCCCGCTGCCGGCGCGCGTACGCGCCCTGCTCGATTTCCTCGCCAGAGAAGTGCGCCTCTGA